From Natrinema salaciae, the proteins below share one genomic window:
- a CDS encoding CoA-binding protein: protein MPVETDTEVRNRLEHKTVAVVGCSSTPGKDAHEIPKDLQAQGDETIPVNPTADEILGRSAYDSLSDVEEEIEIVDVFRPSPEVAGIVDEALARDDVDVIWLQLGIHDDEAVARAEAAGLRVVQDRCMKPEHQRLVASA from the coding sequence ATGCCTGTTGAGACAGACACCGAAGTCCGAAACAGACTCGAACACAAAACAGTCGCTGTCGTCGGCTGCTCGTCAACGCCGGGAAAGGACGCCCACGAAATCCCGAAAGATCTTCAAGCACAGGGCGACGAAACCATCCCGGTCAATCCCACCGCAGATGAGATTCTGGGACGATCTGCCTACGATTCACTCTCCGACGTCGAGGAGGAGATCGAGATCGTGGACGTCTTTCGGCCAAGTCCCGAAGTTGCTGGGATCGTCGACGAAGCTCTCGCCCGCGACGACGTAGATGTCATTTGGCTCCAGCTCGGCATTCACGACGACGAGGCCGTTGCTAGGGCGGAAGCGGCTGGTCTGCGCGTCGTCCAAGACCGGTGTATGAAACCCGAGCACCAGCGACTGGTCGCCTCAGCGTAA
- a CDS encoding dihydrolipoyl dehydrogenase family protein, whose product MTDFDLIVVGGGTANNVAAAAADHGLETALVEPGPLGGTCLNRGCNPSKMVIQAADAINHVRDAEAFHVDASFEGVDWETVVGEMDELLGGIAADMKQRYRERDHLTLFEERTEFVDERTVELDGQDVTANKVVVATGSRPVVPPIDGLDEVDYLTSKEALYLTDPPESLVILGGGYIAVELGYVFESIGTDVTIIEMMDSLVPREDGDVSATFTELASERHDVYTGHRVTAVEAVDDGNRVHAETESGETIAVDGEEVLVALGRRPNTDSLNLETAGIGVDERGFVETNEYLETSAENVWAQGDVAGNALFKHSGDYETRHVIDNVVGDDRRALDLTAMPHTIFTEPQIAGVGATTEELEEDGREYVVGRADYADSAMGRAKKLEDGFVKVLASPDGEILGCHVMGYEASMLVHEAVVAMRTGVTVDEVANTIHAHPTLGKVVEAAFRDIPR is encoded by the coding sequence ATGACCGATTTCGATCTCATCGTCGTCGGTGGTGGCACCGCCAACAACGTCGCCGCGGCAGCAGCGGATCACGGCCTCGAGACGGCGCTCGTCGAGCCCGGACCGCTCGGTGGAACCTGCCTCAATCGAGGCTGTAATCCGTCGAAGATGGTTATCCAGGCTGCGGACGCGATCAACCACGTCAGAGACGCGGAAGCGTTCCATGTCGACGCGAGCTTCGAGGGAGTCGACTGGGAAACCGTCGTCGGCGAGATGGACGAGCTACTTGGCGGAATCGCCGCGGATATGAAACAGCGATACCGGGAGAGAGATCACCTCACGCTCTTCGAGGAACGAACCGAATTCGTCGACGAACGAACAGTCGAACTCGATGGGCAGGACGTGACCGCGAACAAGGTCGTCGTTGCGACCGGTAGCCGCCCCGTCGTGCCGCCGATCGATGGCCTCGACGAAGTCGACTACCTGACGAGCAAGGAGGCGCTGTACCTGACAGATCCGCCGGAAAGCCTCGTCATCCTCGGTGGCGGCTACATCGCCGTCGAACTCGGGTACGTCTTCGAATCGATCGGAACTGACGTCACTATTATCGAGATGATGGACTCGCTCGTTCCCCGTGAGGACGGCGACGTCTCCGCGACGTTCACCGAACTCGCGAGCGAGCGACACGACGTGTACACCGGTCACCGCGTCACGGCGGTCGAAGCGGTGGACGATGGGAACCGCGTTCATGCCGAAACCGAGAGCGGTGAGACGATCGCCGTCGACGGCGAGGAAGTCCTCGTCGCACTGGGTCGACGGCCGAACACAGACTCGTTGAACCTCGAGACTGCCGGGATCGGAGTCGACGAACGAGGCTTCGTCGAGACGAACGAGTACCTCGAGACGTCCGCCGAGAACGTGTGGGCCCAGGGTGACGTCGCCGGAAACGCGCTGTTCAAGCACTCCGGCGACTACGAGACGCGCCACGTGATCGACAACGTCGTCGGCGACGATCGGCGGGCACTCGATCTCACCGCGATGCCACACACGATCTTCACCGAGCCCCAGATCGCCGGCGTCGGCGCCACTACGGAAGAACTCGAGGAAGACGGACGCGAGTACGTCGTCGGCCGCGCCGACTACGCCGACTCCGCGATGGGGCGGGCAAAGAAACTCGAGGACGGCTTCGTCAAGGTGCTCGCGAGCCCCGATGGCGAGATCCTGGGCTGTCACGTCATGGGGTACGAGGCGTCGATGCTAGTACACGAGGCGGTCGTGGCGATGCGAACCGGCGTTACCGTCGACGAAGTGGCGAACACGATCCACGCCCACCCGACGCTGGGCAAGGTCGTCGAGGCGGCGTTCCGGGACATCCCGAGATAG
- a CDS encoding DUF547 domain-containing protein — MVDSSKPDANEDSGSPTPSREGPTETEHGGSPSAELLPTTTARRLLECVRDEEPPDPFLHRIAEASTDDLARVRTDRRAGLAFWLNVFNAATQLLLEHRPTLFESRVRFFRTRAVTVAGTELSLDDIEHGVLRDRRSKYGLGYLPRLERTGLDGSYQLEVDPRIHFALNCGAASCPAVLAYDPKTVDETLDIATRSYLDQTVEYDSDSNRVRVPRTCLWFIGDFGGRAGLRQLLREFDQIPPNSSPSLRFADYDWTKTPRKFDS; from the coding sequence ATGGTAGACTCGTCCAAACCGGACGCGAACGAGGATTCTGGAAGCCCTACCCCGTCCAGAGAGGGGCCCACCGAGACGGAGCACGGCGGGTCACCATCAGCGGAACTACTGCCGACGACCACCGCTCGTCGCCTGTTGGAGTGTGTCAGAGACGAGGAACCGCCCGACCCGTTTCTGCATCGCATCGCTGAGGCCAGTACCGATGACCTCGCTCGAGTTCGGACTGATCGACGAGCTGGCCTCGCGTTCTGGCTCAACGTCTTCAACGCAGCAACGCAGCTTTTGCTCGAACACCGGCCGACACTCTTCGAATCGCGCGTGCGGTTCTTTCGTACACGTGCAGTGACCGTCGCGGGCACCGAACTCAGTCTCGACGATATCGAACACGGCGTTCTCCGCGACAGGCGGTCGAAATACGGTCTCGGATATCTTCCGCGGCTCGAGCGCACGGGACTGGACGGGTCCTATCAGCTCGAGGTTGATCCTCGGATCCACTTCGCACTCAATTGTGGCGCTGCGAGCTGTCCAGCTGTCCTCGCGTACGACCCGAAGACTGTCGACGAAACGCTCGACATTGCGACGCGATCGTATCTGGATCAGACAGTCGAATACGATTCCGACAGCAATCGTGTACGAGTTCCACGGACATGCCTCTGGTTCATCGGTGACTTCGGCGGTCGGGCTGGCCTCCGCCAGCTATTGCGAGAGTTCGATCAGATCCCCCCAAATTCGTCGCCATCACTCCGGTTTGCGGACTACGATTGGACGAAAACGCCACGGAAATTCGACTCGTAG
- a CDS encoding DUF3179 domain-containing protein, producing MRDRLHRRSTTRRNFIGAVGAVGFAALAGCLDRGSSTEGDPSAGPPTVERSLPEEYTTEELNDAILSGGPGQDGIPSIDDPQFTSSDDPPANLAPGDPVFGVELNGEAKAYPQYNLVWHEVANDVVGGESVAVTYCPLTGTTQGFYRGESEFGVSGRLINSNLVMFDRGTETWWPQILAQGIRGPLEGTSLEEFQVIWTTWERWRKQYPDTVVLTEDTGHLRNYGDDPYGGYNPRSGYYDNENTLFRPLATDDRFYPKAVVVGARNADGAMAVPKSTLRERGVVDGTMSDVPYVTVYDETLDTGHVYHNPDKKTVEYNDGDLTVDGAESAPDELPLERELGFDAMWFAWYGYYPSTVVHE from the coding sequence ATGCGAGACAGGCTCCACAGGCGATCGACTACTCGGCGTAACTTCATCGGTGCGGTCGGGGCTGTCGGTTTCGCCGCTCTGGCGGGTTGTCTCGACCGCGGATCGAGCACTGAGGGCGATCCGAGCGCCGGTCCACCGACAGTTGAGCGGTCCCTTCCAGAAGAATACACGACCGAGGAGCTCAACGATGCGATTCTCTCCGGTGGTCCGGGGCAAGATGGAATTCCGTCCATCGATGACCCACAATTCACTTCCTCAGACGATCCACCGGCGAATCTGGCCCCCGGTGATCCAGTATTCGGCGTCGAGCTGAACGGCGAAGCGAAGGCCTACCCGCAGTACAATCTCGTCTGGCACGAGGTCGCGAACGACGTCGTCGGCGGGGAGTCAGTCGCAGTGACGTACTGTCCCCTGACCGGAACTACACAGGGATTCTACCGCGGTGAGAGCGAATTCGGCGTCTCTGGTCGACTGATCAACAGCAACCTCGTCATGTTCGACCGCGGGACGGAGACGTGGTGGCCCCAGATACTTGCACAGGGTATCCGCGGCCCGCTCGAGGGGACGTCCCTCGAGGAATTTCAGGTCATTTGGACGACGTGGGAGCGGTGGCGCAAACAGTATCCGGATACGGTCGTACTCACGGAAGATACCGGCCACCTCCGTAATTACGGCGACGACCCCTACGGGGGGTACAATCCTCGAAGCGGATACTATGACAACGAGAATACGCTATTCAGGCCGCTGGCGACTGACGACCGATTCTACCCGAAGGCGGTCGTCGTCGGAGCACGGAACGCTGACGGTGCCATGGCCGTCCCCAAGTCGACGTTACGCGAGCGGGGAGTCGTCGACGGGACGATGAGTGATGTGCCGTACGTAACCGTCTACGACGAGACGCTCGACACGGGCCATGTGTATCACAATCCCGATAAAAAGACAGTCGAGTACAATGACGGCGACCTCACCGTCGACGGAGCCGAATCCGCTCCGGACGAACTGCCCCTCGAGCGCGAGCTCGGATTCGACGCGATGTGGTTCGCCTGGTATGGGTACTATCCGTCGACGGTGGTCCACGAATGA
- a CDS encoding SDR family oxidoreductase: protein MSSETELTPPELSPDDFVRIPDDRFTADTVAIVTGGGSGIGQATSIALASNGLTVAAVDIDEQGLAETADMAASFDADGRIVPVEEDLTDDDAVAAAVDEAADLGTVRYAANIAGMQHIASFSEFPMEKYDFMHDLMLRSPFLLSKRVMPHIEATDDGVGAIGNMSSVHGHYATQNKPAYITLKHGLAGLTRAIAAEGGGTLRGFSVSVGYVLTPLMVDQIEDTADERGISEREVIEDVMLGQARTKEMMTPAEVANLFVFGFSSHAKHLNGADLLWDGGYTTTYE, encoded by the coding sequence ATGAGCAGTGAAACCGAATTGACACCACCGGAGCTTTCGCCCGACGACTTCGTTCGCATTCCGGACGACCGTTTCACAGCGGATACCGTCGCAATCGTCACTGGCGGTGGATCAGGGATCGGTCAGGCCACGAGCATCGCCCTCGCGAGCAACGGACTGACCGTCGCCGCCGTCGACATCGACGAGCAAGGGCTCGCGGAAACCGCCGACATGGCGGCGTCGTTCGATGCCGACGGGCGCATCGTTCCAGTCGAGGAAGATCTGACCGACGACGATGCCGTCGCGGCGGCCGTCGACGAGGCCGCCGATCTCGGGACGGTACGCTACGCCGCGAATATCGCGGGAATGCAACACATCGCCTCGTTCTCGGAGTTTCCAATGGAAAAGTACGATTTCATGCACGACCTCATGCTTCGGTCACCGTTTTTGCTTTCAAAGCGGGTCATGCCACATATCGAGGCGACGGACGACGGCGTCGGCGCCATCGGGAACATGTCCTCGGTACACGGTCACTACGCGACGCAGAACAAACCGGCGTACATCACGCTGAAACACGGACTCGCTGGACTCACTCGAGCGATCGCGGCCGAAGGCGGTGGGACGCTTCGGGGGTTCTCCGTGAGCGTCGGGTACGTGCTGACACCGCTGATGGTCGATCAGATCGAGGACACGGCCGACGAACGCGGTATCTCCGAGCGGGAAGTGATCGAGGACGTGATGCTTGGCCAAGCCCGCACCAAAGAGATGATGACGCCTGCCGAAGTCGCGAACCTGTTCGTCTTCGGCTTCTCGAGCCACGCGAAACACCTCAACGGCGCCGACTTGCTCTGGGACGGCGGGTACACCACGACCTATGAGTGA
- a CDS encoding patatin-like phospholipase family protein: MSETADDGDAPTRVAIACQGGGSHTAFTAGVLKRLLRDWPDEYELVGISGTSGGAFNALAAWYGLVTADEDRAIELLDAIWEDLSASDLSDRFANDFVVGLSRLGSTGVPMPQISPYAIPGSEAGKDEIRDTLERHIEFEAIPDYCDREAPELVVGTVDINAGVFETFVDEQVTTDAVLASAAVPTLFEAVEIDGHRHWDGLFSQNPPIDDLMTVDADRKPDELWVIQINPQETEGEPTSLAEIADRRNELAGNISLNQELNVIRRVNEWIDAGHLPESDFSKTAIRRLSMGKSYHCSTKVDRRPSFIQELMALGEEQATSFLKSSELDESNYVTAEPRHKPSAQ; encoded by the coding sequence ATGAGTGAGACCGCTGACGACGGAGACGCCCCGACGAGGGTCGCCATCGCCTGTCAGGGTGGCGGCAGCCACACGGCGTTTACCGCAGGCGTATTGAAACGGCTCCTCCGCGACTGGCCCGACGAGTACGAACTGGTCGGGATCAGCGGAACCTCCGGTGGTGCTTTCAATGCACTCGCGGCGTGGTACGGACTGGTCACGGCCGACGAGGACAGGGCGATCGAACTCCTCGACGCGATCTGGGAGGATCTGTCGGCATCCGACCTCTCGGACCGATTCGCGAATGATTTCGTCGTCGGACTGTCCCGGCTCGGAAGCACGGGCGTTCCGATGCCGCAGATCAGTCCGTACGCTATCCCTGGTTCCGAGGCGGGGAAAGACGAAATCAGAGATACCCTCGAACGGCATATCGAATTCGAGGCGATCCCGGACTACTGTGATAGAGAGGCACCGGAACTCGTCGTCGGGACTGTCGACATCAACGCGGGCGTCTTCGAGACGTTCGTCGACGAGCAGGTGACGACGGACGCAGTGCTCGCGTCGGCCGCCGTTCCGACGCTCTTCGAGGCCGTCGAGATCGACGGGCACCGCCACTGGGACGGGCTCTTCTCGCAGAACCCGCCGATCGACGACCTCATGACCGTCGATGCCGATCGCAAGCCCGATGAGCTCTGGGTCATCCAAATCAACCCCCAGGAGACCGAGGGCGAACCCACCTCGCTCGCGGAGATCGCCGATCGCCGTAACGAACTGGCGGGCAACATCTCGTTGAATCAGGAACTGAACGTTATTCGACGAGTCAACGAGTGGATCGACGCGGGACACCTCCCCGAGAGCGACTTTTCGAAGACTGCAATCCGACGGCTATCGATGGGCAAATCGTACCACTGTTCGACGAAAGTCGACCGCCGCCCGTCGTTTATTCAGGAACTGATGGCTCTGGGAGAGGAGCAGGCGACTTCGTTTCTCAAGAGCAGCGAGCTCGACGAAAGCAATTACGTCACCGCGGAGCCACGACACAAACCATCGGCTCAGTAA
- a CDS encoding plasmid stabilization protein gives MNRPLSRSNKKTPGCANQPLLISSGVVSPSSLAWTHLKGVTWAKNFEAHFAILPAALAAEFRSELLSTLAQIGINAGLIAGGPEENGSLTADGDSLQLISGFRPGGPEVVDPTPRVHHHSAMLWFLSEMVGLSQGGWFGYENPEPLIPAGKIQQLADGMFQSTASQFSPADVASQSTRQLGQTLGAVGWYGTHAGSDRLQSNAVEYANELADRVDSNLDGNGMVENGAVNQAATQGIVGQGLLWASELDGVDRSDTAETVLGYMLDELWDSDAGTFKSGASASTYAITARDAGDITGGLNAADAVLEMNGVKDTFAQFFNQTFNRGRLQRAERPQSRSEDAEYTLPLPPEAGGEYGQAAVYNAAVEYDSSADEWTVTDDRFDTEWSLYLANQDIWIGQWGGDFYQGRGRPGHSDSPPDS, from the coding sequence GTGAACCGTCCGCTCTCGCGGTCGAACAAGAAGACTCCGGGCTGTGCCAACCAGCCGCTACTCATATCCTCCGGTGTGGTCAGCCCCTCTTCGCTGGCGTGGACGCATCTCAAAGGCGTTACGTGGGCGAAAAACTTCGAGGCGCACTTCGCCATTCTGCCGGCGGCTCTCGCGGCGGAGTTTCGCTCGGAACTGCTCTCGACGCTCGCACAGATCGGGATCAATGCGGGACTCATCGCTGGTGGACCAGAAGAAAACGGTTCTCTGACCGCCGATGGTGACTCGTTGCAGCTGATTTCAGGATTCAGGCCCGGCGGCCCGGAAGTCGTCGATCCGACGCCCCGAGTACACCACCACTCGGCGATGCTCTGGTTCCTTTCGGAAATGGTCGGCCTCTCTCAGGGTGGCTGGTTCGGGTACGAGAACCCAGAACCGCTCATTCCGGCGGGGAAAATTCAGCAGCTCGCCGATGGAATGTTCCAGTCGACTGCCTCTCAGTTCTCACCGGCAGACGTCGCGAGCCAGTCGACACGGCAACTCGGTCAGACGCTCGGAGCGGTCGGATGGTACGGTACTCACGCCGGCAGCGATCGGTTGCAGTCGAACGCTGTCGAATACGCGAACGAGCTTGCCGATCGGGTCGACAGCAACCTCGACGGTAACGGAATGGTCGAAAACGGGGCCGTAAATCAGGCTGCGACACAAGGTATCGTTGGGCAGGGGCTACTGTGGGCGTCCGAGCTCGATGGTGTTGATCGTTCCGACACCGCCGAGACTGTGCTCGGATACATGCTCGACGAACTCTGGGATAGCGACGCGGGAACGTTCAAATCCGGAGCGAGCGCGAGCACGTATGCAATTACCGCACGAGATGCTGGCGATATCACCGGCGGGCTCAACGCCGCCGATGCCGTTCTCGAGATGAACGGCGTCAAGGACACGTTCGCCCAGTTCTTCAATCAGACCTTCAATCGTGGACGACTGCAGCGTGCTGAGCGTCCACAGTCCAGGAGTGAGGACGCCGAGTACACACTCCCATTGCCGCCCGAGGCTGGCGGCGAATACGGTCAAGCGGCCGTCTACAACGCTGCGGTTGAGTACGACTCCAGCGCAGACGAATGGACTGTGACTGACGACCGATTCGACACCGAATGGTCCCTCTATCTTGCTAACCAGGACATCTGGATCGGGCAGTGGGGTGGAGACTTCTATCAGGGTCGCGGTCGGCCAGGTCACTCCGATTCTCCGCCGGATAGCTAA
- a CDS encoding carboxymuconolactone decarboxylase family protein codes for MSRLPLLELDDISEEYHHLFTDEYLGDRHIFRAWAHNPAVLEATLEYLNTLYDQLGQRRTELVILTVARARGARYEWHQHVDIARDKGITVEEMRAIGGGDFSSFDDSEFVLLQYARAVESGTVTDQIHDALAEAYSPAEIVAAGLLIDFYVGLCNYIASVDLPFEGGEFVGWIPDDETVIRLFNEESS; via the coding sequence ATGTCACGACTCCCACTGCTCGAACTGGACGACATCTCCGAAGAGTACCACCACCTGTTCACCGACGAATACCTCGGCGACCGCCACATCTTTCGTGCATGGGCGCACAATCCTGCGGTACTCGAGGCAACCCTGGAGTACCTGAACACGCTCTACGACCAGCTCGGCCAGCGGCGAACGGAGCTGGTCATTCTCACCGTCGCTCGAGCGCGCGGTGCCCGCTACGAGTGGCACCAACACGTCGATATCGCTCGCGACAAGGGCATCACCGTCGAGGAGATGCGAGCGATCGGCGGCGGTGACTTCTCGTCGTTCGACGACAGCGAGTTCGTCCTGCTCCAGTACGCTCGAGCCGTCGAATCCGGAACGGTAACCGATCAGATTCACGACGCGCTCGCTGAAGCGTATTCCCCGGCGGAAATCGTCGCAGCCGGGCTGTTGATCGATTTCTACGTCGGCCTGTGTAATTACATCGCGTCCGTCGATCTGCCCTTCGAAGGGGGCGAGTTCGTCGGATGGATTCCGGACGACGAGACTGTCATACGGCTCTTCAACGAAGAATCGTCGTAG
- a CDS encoding sulfite exporter TauE/SafE family protein: MSSVSPKRVILGSVGLSVGFLLLADSIGVAAASFEDSVVTQTLPASFPTEAFLAHWWVFPASIVFSIVALASGVSGALFFSPFFLLVVGLQPAQAIGAGLLTEVFGMGNGLRSYVKQGLVDYATAKWLLLGAVPSIVVGAFAAQYAPEAVLRGIFGVGLVILGGFLFYYEPPEKCVPGESEGRYLAKKNAGRGKTVVEAADGERYVFDTCWRLPGVALATIGGFITGLISAGLPEIVTTQLVIRCRVPPRVAIATSVFVLAVAAVAGAAIHALSATPVWYVVAWSIPGVLIGGTVGTRVGKYVPSDVMAAGLGVIFGLVGGIVLVTTFLL; encoded by the coding sequence ATGAGTAGTGTGTCTCCCAAACGGGTCATCCTGGGCAGTGTCGGGCTCTCGGTCGGCTTCCTGCTCCTCGCTGACTCGATCGGGGTTGCAGCGGCGTCCTTCGAGGACTCGGTAGTCACACAGACACTACCTGCATCGTTCCCGACGGAGGCGTTTCTCGCGCACTGGTGGGTTTTTCCTGCGTCAATCGTCTTTTCGATAGTTGCGCTCGCCTCGGGCGTTTCGGGGGCTCTCTTTTTCAGTCCGTTCTTCCTGCTGGTCGTCGGGCTACAGCCCGCACAGGCGATCGGTGCCGGACTCCTGACGGAGGTCTTCGGGATGGGGAACGGCCTTCGATCGTACGTCAAACAGGGGCTCGTGGACTACGCGACGGCTAAGTGGCTCCTGCTCGGTGCCGTTCCGTCCATCGTCGTCGGCGCGTTTGCCGCGCAGTACGCACCAGAAGCGGTTTTGCGGGGCATCTTCGGCGTCGGATTGGTCATTCTCGGTGGGTTCCTCTTTTATTACGAACCGCCGGAGAAATGCGTTCCCGGCGAGAGCGAAGGACGATATCTGGCGAAAAAGAACGCAGGCCGAGGCAAGACGGTCGTCGAGGCCGCCGACGGCGAGCGATACGTGTTCGACACCTGCTGGCGACTTCCCGGCGTGGCACTGGCGACGATCGGCGGGTTCATAACTGGACTCATCAGCGCTGGACTGCCGGAAATCGTCACGACACAGCTCGTCATCCGGTGTCGCGTTCCGCCTCGAGTCGCGATCGCAACCTCGGTGTTCGTCCTCGCCGTGGCCGCCGTCGCCGGAGCGGCTATCCACGCACTGAGCGCGACCCCTGTCTGGTACGTCGTCGCCTGGTCGATTCCGGGGGTCCTGATCGGGGGGACGGTCGGCACTCGCGTGGGGAAATACGTTCCGAGTGACGTGATGGCGGCAGGTCTCGGCGTTATCTTCGGACTCGTCGGTGGAATCGTCCTCGTAACGACGTTCTTGTTGTAA
- a CDS encoding putative ATP-dependent zinc protease: MIEISLVDRQIPLLGDELLYVRTETRPLVDIDLCLNGRWRTVTASITDRSEMTYPALLARNVPEAHTLDIS, translated from the coding sequence ATGATTGAGATCTCGCTCGTAGATCGGCAGATACCGCTCTTGGGCGACGAACTCCTGTACGTTCGCACGGAGACGAGACCGCTCGTCGATATCGACCTCTGTCTGAACGGCCGGTGGCGAACGGTCACGGCCAGTATCACCGATCGTTCGGAGATGACCTATCCAGCCCTTCTCGCCCGAAACGTTCCGGAGGCACACACGCTCGATATTAGCTGA
- a CDS encoding prenyltransferase — MNLADTVSGSSSAIIDRVPRLWALWAAARPSQLALIVLVYALGVGMATAGPPLIASDPETPVDVRSPAFLEPVLAGAIALFPVAVAIHYANEYVDAETDALTDRTPFSGGSGALVQTGLPRSFLRPAVIGSVAVASVVVLSIGGSTGLPRDAVALLVTMFGLGLAYSLPPIAFVRRGVGEAINAVLGGVLLPLYGVAVVASPTGAAALAVVPFTLLVGCNLFATHWPDRVADATVGKRTLAVRWSPARIRRAFAILASTAVTAAAVLWAVGVFPAIVALAHLVPTPFLLWSGIVLTRQRSPLPAVLAMVVLAVSETIAWWWIGVVS; from the coding sequence GTGAATCTCGCAGATACCGTCTCGGGTTCGAGTTCGGCGATCATCGATCGTGTCCCGAGACTCTGGGCGCTCTGGGCGGCCGCTCGCCCGAGTCAGCTCGCACTCATCGTGCTGGTCTACGCTCTCGGGGTCGGAATGGCGACTGCAGGGCCACCGCTGATCGCGAGCGATCCGGAGACACCCGTCGACGTGAGGTCTCCCGCGTTCCTCGAGCCGGTTCTGGCTGGGGCAATCGCACTGTTCCCTGTCGCAGTTGCGATCCACTACGCCAACGAGTACGTCGACGCCGAGACGGATGCGCTGACGGATCGAACACCGTTTTCCGGCGGCAGCGGTGCGCTCGTCCAGACCGGCCTGCCGCGATCGTTCCTGCGCCCGGCAGTGATCGGTTCGGTCGCGGTCGCGTCGGTCGTGGTGCTGAGTATCGGCGGTTCTACCGGACTTCCGCGCGATGCAGTTGCGCTTCTCGTAACGATGTTCGGTCTCGGGTTGGCGTATTCGTTACCGCCGATCGCGTTCGTTCGGCGGGGCGTCGGAGAAGCGATAAACGCAGTGCTTGGTGGAGTGTTGCTCCCGCTGTACGGTGTCGCTGTCGTCGCATCCCCGACGGGTGCTGCGGCACTGGCAGTCGTCCCGTTCACGCTGTTGGTCGGCTGTAATCTCTTCGCAACGCATTGGCCGGACAGAGTCGCGGATGCGACGGTCGGCAAACGGACGCTCGCTGTCCGGTGGTCGCCAGCACGGATCAGGCGCGCCTTTGCCATCCTTGCCAGTACTGCTGTGACCGCCGCCGCCGTGCTGTGGGCTGTCGGCGTGTTCCCAGCTATCGTCGCGTTAGCTCATCTCGTCCCGACCCCGTTTCTCCTCTGGAGCGGGATCGTACTGACGCGCCAACGCTCGCCGCTCCCGGCGGTCCTCGCGATGGTCGTTCTCGCCGTCTCCGAAACGATCGCATGGTGGTGGATCGGTGTCGTGTCATGA
- a CDS encoding cupin domain-containing protein → MQFQSSQAIDERIDSATVKRPLTDAINAANVALNYYELAPGDSFVYGYHMHENQEELFVIQEGRVTFETEDGEVVVTAGDVVRFAPGEYQQGINRADERVVALAIGAPQETSGSEILRDCDACGERTPNTVERAQDGQAKITRCLECGNKTGRFD, encoded by the coding sequence ATGCAATTTCAATCGTCGCAGGCTATCGATGAACGAATCGACTCGGCGACGGTCAAGCGGCCTCTGACTGACGCAATCAACGCCGCCAACGTGGCACTCAATTACTACGAACTGGCACCGGGAGATAGTTTCGTATATGGGTATCATATGCACGAAAACCAAGAGGAACTCTTCGTTATTCAGGAGGGACGGGTCACCTTCGAAACGGAGGACGGCGAAGTCGTTGTTACAGCAGGGGACGTCGTTCGGTTCGCGCCCGGTGAGTACCAGCAGGGTATCAACAGGGCTGACGAGCGGGTAGTCGCCTTAGCAATCGGTGCACCACAAGAAACGAGCGGCTCAGAAATTCTCCGCGATTGTGATGCCTGCGGCGAGCGTACGCCCAATACAGTCGAACGAGCCCAGGATGGCCAGGCCAAAATCACCCGATGTTTAGAATGCGGCAACAAGACAGGACGGTTCGATTAG